The Gopherus evgoodei ecotype Sinaloan lineage chromosome 8, rGopEvg1_v1.p, whole genome shotgun sequence genome includes a region encoding these proteins:
- the CRIP2 gene encoding cysteine-rich protein 2 isoform X1, with translation MAAKCPRCAKAVYFAEKVTSLGKDWHKFCLKCERCNKTLTPGGHAEHDGKPFCHKPCYATLFGPKGVNIGGAGSYIYEKPQMEEQPAPGPIEHISKVEEKKVSGPPKGPSRASSVTTFTGEPNMCPRCGKKVYFAEKVTSLGKDWHRPCLRCERCGKTLTPGGHAEHDEQPYCHKPCYGILFGPKGVNTGAVGSYIYDKDPEAKDQP, from the exons CCGAGAAAGTGACCTCTTTAGGCAAGGACTGGCACAAGTTCTGTTTGAAGTGCGAGCGCTGCAACAAGACCCTGACCCCCGGGGGCCATGCTGAG catGACGGGAAGCCCTTCTGCCACAAGCCATGCTATGCAACATTGTTCGGACCGAAAG GTGtgaatattggtggagctggCTCTTATATCTATGAGAAGCCTCAGATGGAAGAGCAGCCGGCTCCTGGGCCCATTGAGCATATTTCGAAGGTAGAAGAGAAGAAAGTGAGTGGCCCACCGAAAGGGCCCAGCAGAG CCTCCAGTGTCACCACCTTCACCGGGGAGCCCAACATGTGCCCGCGCTGTGGCAAAAAAGTCTACTTTG CTGAGAAGGTGACTTCACTGGGGAAGGACTGGCACCGCCCCTGCCTGCGCTGTGAGCGCTGCGGCAAGACTTTGACCCCTGGCGGCCACGCGGAG CACGACGAGCAGCCGTACTGCCACAAGCCCTGCTATGGGATCCTCTTTGGGCCAAAGG GAGTGAACACTGGAGCTGTTGGAAGTTACATCTACGATAAAGACCCCGAAGCAAAGGACCAGCCCTAA
- the CRIP2 gene encoding cysteine-rich protein 2 isoform X2, whose protein sequence is MEEQPAPGPIEHISKVEEKKVSGPPKGPSRASSVTTFTGEPNMCPRCGKKVYFAEKVTSLGKDWHRPCLRCERCGKTLTPGGHAEHDEQPYCHKPCYGILFGPKGVNTGAVGSYIYDKDPEAKDQP, encoded by the exons ATGGAAGAGCAGCCGGCTCCTGGGCCCATTGAGCATATTTCGAAGGTAGAAGAGAAGAAAGTGAGTGGCCCACCGAAAGGGCCCAGCAGAG CCTCCAGTGTCACCACCTTCACCGGGGAGCCCAACATGTGCCCGCGCTGTGGCAAAAAAGTCTACTTTG CTGAGAAGGTGACTTCACTGGGGAAGGACTGGCACCGCCCCTGCCTGCGCTGTGAGCGCTGCGGCAAGACTTTGACCCCTGGCGGCCACGCGGAG CACGACGAGCAGCCGTACTGCCACAAGCCCTGCTATGGGATCCTCTTTGGGCCAAAGG GAGTGAACACTGGAGCTGTTGGAAGTTACATCTACGATAAAGACCCCGAAGCAAAGGACCAGCCCTAA